The proteins below come from a single Vitreimonas flagellata genomic window:
- the groL gene encoding chaperonin GroEL (60 kDa chaperone family; promotes refolding of misfolded polypeptides especially under stressful conditions; forms two stacked rings of heptamers to form a barrel-shaped 14mer; ends can be capped by GroES; misfolded proteins enter the barrel where they are refolded when GroES binds) has translation MAAKIVNFGADARERMLAGVDILANAVKVTLGPKGRNVVIEKSFGAPRTTKDGVSVAKEIELEDKFMNMGAQLIREVASKTNDEAGDGTTTATVLAQAIVREGMKAVASGRNPMDLRRGIDKAVVAIVEDLKKRAKKVGGSEEIAQVGTISANGDTDIGKFLADAMAKVGNEGVITVEEAKSLETELEVVEGMQFDRGYLSPYFITNADKMEVVLEDPMILLFEKKLSSLQPMLPVLEAVVQSQRPLLIIAEDVEGEALATLVVNKLRGGLKVAAVKAPGFGDRRKAMLEDLAILTGGQVISEDLGIKLENVTLDMLGKAKKVVVKKDDTTVVDGTGAKADIEARVAQIRKQIDDTTSDYDREKLQERLAKLAGGVAVIKVGGATEVEVKERKDRVDDALNATRAAVEEGIVPGGGTALLRAAFKLNIKGDNEDQNVGIAIIKKALEAPIRQIVENAGVEGSIVVGKLRESKDDNFGFNAQTEEYVDMVKSGIIDPVKVVRTALQDAASVAGLIITTEASIAEAPKKESAGGGMPGGGMGGMGGMDF, from the coding sequence ATGGCAGCAAAGATCGTCAATTTCGGCGCCGATGCGCGTGAGCGTATGCTCGCGGGCGTCGACATTCTCGCCAACGCCGTAAAAGTCACGCTCGGCCCGAAAGGCCGCAACGTCGTGATCGAAAAATCCTTCGGCGCCCCGCGCACGACCAAGGACGGCGTCTCGGTCGCGAAGGAAATCGAACTCGAAGATAAGTTCATGAACATGGGCGCGCAGCTCATTCGTGAAGTCGCTTCGAAGACCAACGACGAAGCCGGCGACGGCACCACCACCGCCACCGTTCTCGCTCAAGCGATCGTTCGCGAAGGCATGAAGGCGGTCGCCTCGGGCCGTAACCCGATGGACCTGCGCCGCGGCATCGACAAAGCTGTCGTCGCCATCGTCGAAGACCTGAAGAAGCGCGCCAAGAAGGTCGGCGGTTCGGAAGAGATCGCCCAAGTCGGCACCATCTCGGCCAACGGCGACACCGACATCGGCAAGTTCCTCGCCGACGCGATGGCCAAGGTCGGCAACGAAGGCGTCATCACGGTTGAAGAAGCGAAGTCGCTCGAGACCGAGCTCGAAGTGGTCGAAGGCATGCAATTCGACCGCGGCTATCTCTCGCCGTACTTCATCACCAACGCCGACAAGATGGAAGTCGTGCTTGAGGATCCGATGATCCTCCTGTTCGAAAAGAAGCTCTCGTCGCTCCAGCCGATGCTCCCGGTTCTGGAAGCCGTGGTGCAATCGCAACGTCCGCTGCTGATCATCGCGGAAGACGTCGAAGGCGAAGCTCTCGCCACGCTCGTCGTCAACAAGCTGCGCGGCGGCCTGAAGGTTGCCGCCGTGAAGGCGCCGGGCTTCGGCGATCGCCGCAAGGCCATGCTGGAAGACCTCGCCATCCTCACAGGCGGCCAAGTCATCTCCGAAGACCTTGGTATTAAACTTGAGAACGTCACGCTCGACATGCTCGGCAAGGCCAAGAAGGTCGTTGTGAAGAAGGACGACACCACGGTTGTCGATGGCACGGGCGCGAAGGCCGACATCGAAGCTCGCGTCGCCCAAATCCGCAAGCAGATCGACGACACCACGTCGGACTACGATCGTGAGAAGCTGCAAGAACGTCTGGCGAAGCTCGCCGGCGGCGTTGCGGTGATCAAGGTCGGCGGCGCCACGGAAGTCGAAGTGAAGGAACGCAAGGACCGCGTTGATGACGCGCTCAATGCGACCCGCGCTGCGGTTGAAGAAGGCATCGTCCCGGGCGGCGGCACCGCACTCCTGCGCGCTGCCTTCAAGCTCAACATCAAGGGCGACAACGAAGACCAAAACGTCGGCATCGCCATCATCAAGAAGGCGCTGGAAGCCCCGATCCGTCAGATCGTGGAAAACGCCGGCGTCGAAGGCTCGATCGTGGTCGGCAAGCTGCGTGAATCGAAGGACGACAATTTCGGCTTCAACGCGCAAACCGAAGAATACGTCGACATGGTGAAGTCCGGCATCATCGATCCGGTGAAGGTCGTGCGCACGGCGCTGCAAGACGCAGCCTCGGTCGCGGGTCTGATCATCACGACGGAAGCCTCGATCGCCGAAGCCCCGAAGAAGGAATCCGCCGGCGGCGGCATGCCTGGCGGCGGCATGGGCGGCATGGGCGGCATGGATTTCTAA
- the groES gene encoding co-chaperone GroES, with protein sequence MASFRPLHDRVLVKRVKEEEKTRGGIIIPETAQEKPQEGEVVAVGPGTRDEDGEYIKLDVKVGDRILFGKWSGTEVKVDGEELLIMKESDILGVIETKKAKKEAA encoded by the coding sequence GTGGCCAGCTTTCGTCCCCTGCACGATCGCGTGCTCGTGAAGCGCGTGAAGGAAGAAGAAAAGACCCGCGGCGGGATCATCATCCCCGAGACGGCTCAAGAGAAGCCGCAAGAAGGTGAAGTCGTCGCCGTCGGCCCCGGTACGCGCGATGAAGACGGCGAGTACATCAAGCTCGACGTGAAAGTCGGCGATCGCATCCTGTTCGGCAAGTGGTCGGGCACGGAAGTGAAAGTGGACGGCGAAGAGCTCCTCATCATGAAGGAGTCCGACATCCTGGGCGTCATCGAAACGAAGAAGGCGAAGAAGGAAGCGGCCTAA
- a CDS encoding TetR/AcrR family transcriptional regulator: MAALPPNEAKSARPIDRGVARRHAFLDAAREVFLEQGYEAASVNDVVRVAGGSLATLYAQFGNKEGLFLAVAQEQHERFVRAITPDCVDNLPLEQGLQVIGEKFLKTILERDHLSFYRITVGEARKFPQLMQRNVSANADKVRDVVANHIRTTASECEDANTYASYFLSLLLSRHHYRALADTTYVVTEEERRDHVNSAVRFLVRAIRGA; this comes from the coding sequence TTGGCAGCATTGCCGCCTAACGAAGCGAAATCCGCGCGGCCGATTGATCGCGGCGTGGCGCGGCGGCACGCGTTTTTGGATGCCGCGCGCGAGGTTTTTCTCGAACAAGGCTACGAGGCCGCCAGCGTCAACGACGTGGTGCGTGTGGCCGGCGGTTCGCTCGCGACGCTCTATGCGCAATTCGGCAACAAAGAAGGCCTTTTCCTCGCGGTTGCTCAGGAGCAGCACGAACGCTTCGTACGCGCGATCACGCCCGATTGCGTGGACAACCTGCCGCTTGAGCAAGGCTTGCAGGTGATCGGCGAGAAATTTCTGAAGACCATTCTCGAGCGCGATCATCTTTCATTTTATCGCATCACGGTTGGCGAAGCGCGCAAGTTTCCGCAGCTCATGCAGCGCAACGTCTCGGCCAACGCCGACAAAGTGCGCGACGTCGTCGCCAATCACATCCGCACCACAGCGTCCGAATGCGAGGACGCCAACACCTACGCTTCGTACTTCTTGTCGTTGCTGCTCAGCCGCCACCATTATCGCGCGCTGGCCGACACCACCTACGTCGTCACCGAAGAAGAGCGCCGCGACCACGTGAATTCGGCGGTGCGTTTCCTCGTGCGGGCGATCCGCGGGGCCTGA
- a CDS encoding HlyD family secretion protein, producing MPDDVASQLDAEAAPATVRGVTRKFSRRTFALIGAGIVFLLLAYWAGHWLLVGRHLVSTDNAYVRADISLMSAKIEGYVRAVPIAENSNVRAGDVLVEIDPTDYEARVAAARAALAQAEGARSSEQAARALAAADVARYRPLAERGLLSPARMQQLEIQSRQAGAGVEAANAAVEAARADLRAAELDLERTIVRAPIDGVVGDRQVQVGQLVRPGSPLMSVVPLQSVYVVANFKETQIANFHGGQPVIVRPDIEHDLRLYGTIESLAPASGTEFSVIPTDTATGNFTKIVQRVPVRIHLEPGQEGLELLRPGLSASVTVDTRE from the coding sequence ATGCCAGATGACGTAGCGTCCCAACTGGACGCAGAAGCTGCACCCGCCACAGTGCGCGGCGTGACACGCAAATTCAGTCGTCGCACGTTCGCGCTGATTGGCGCGGGCATTGTGTTTTTGCTCCTGGCCTATTGGGCCGGGCATTGGCTGCTCGTGGGCCGTCACCTAGTTTCAACCGACAATGCATACGTGCGCGCCGACATTTCGCTGATGTCGGCGAAGATCGAAGGCTATGTGCGCGCGGTGCCAATCGCTGAAAACAGCAATGTGCGTGCGGGCGACGTGCTCGTTGAAATCGATCCGACAGATTATGAGGCGCGCGTAGCCGCAGCGCGTGCGGCTTTGGCGCAAGCGGAGGGCGCGCGTTCGTCCGAACAGGCGGCGCGAGCTTTGGCGGCGGCAGACGTGGCGCGCTACCGGCCTTTGGCTGAGCGTGGGCTCTTGTCGCCGGCGCGCATGCAGCAGCTGGAAATCCAATCACGCCAAGCGGGCGCTGGCGTTGAAGCAGCGAATGCGGCTGTCGAAGCGGCGCGCGCGGATTTGCGCGCGGCCGAGCTTGATCTGGAACGCACCATTGTGCGCGCGCCAATCGATGGCGTTGTTGGCGATCGCCAAGTACAGGTTGGCCAATTGGTGCGGCCTGGCTCGCCGCTCATGTCAGTGGTGCCACTGCAATCGGTGTATGTGGTCGCGAATTTCAAAGAGACCCAGATCGCGAATTTTCACGGCGGTCAGCCGGTCATTGTTCGCCCGGACATCGAACATGATCTGCGGCTCTACGGGACGATTGAATCGCTCGCGCCCGCCTCTGGCACGGAATTCTCGGTGATCCCAACCGACACGGCGACGGGCAATTTCACCAAGATCGTGCAACGCGTGCCGGTGCGCATTCATTTGGAGCCGGGGCAAGAAGGGCTTGAGCTCTTGCGGCCCGGCCTCTCGGCCAGCGTCACGGTGGACACACGCGAATGA